AGCTTAGCTATCGCACTTACGTTACAAGACATTACTCGTACACTTGAAGAAAAAGATATCACAGAGACCATGGATTCAGTGGTATCAGCTTTAAAGACCGAGTTCAACGCATCGTTGAGGGATTAAAGTATGGCACTTACCAAAGCCGAAATGGCAGAACATCTTTTTGAAACACTTGGCATTAATAAGCGTGTAGCCAAAGAGATGGTTGAGTCTTTCTTTGAAGAAATTCGTGAAGCACTCGAAAGTGGTGAGCAGGTCAAGTTATCTGGCTTTGGCAACTTTGACCTTAGGGATAAGAATCAAAGACCGGGACGGAACCCAAAAACTGGTGAAGATATTCCTATCTCTGCACGACGTGTCGTAACTTTCCGTCCTGGACAGAAGTTAAAATCGCGCGTTGAAGCAGCAAACTCGGATAAGAAATAATTCCCATCTAATATCAAATTTTCTTGATATCGAAAGCCACCCTAACGGGTGGCTTTTTTATTGCTTGCTTTTTTAACGGCTTGAGTTGGCTCACTTTACTTGTACCCAATTGCACTAAGTATTCGGTTGATAATGATAAATAGCGAGCTGATATGAATTGTCGGTAAAAAAGTGTTTTTACCAACCTAAGTAAGTTGATAAACTTCGCCTTTAGCTAAATTTCTTGATTGGAGCTTTTTTTGTCCACTTCTCCTAAAAAACGCACACCTAAGCATTTTGACCGAAGTTTTAAAATGAGTTTGTTGCACCCTAAATATTGGGGTACCTGGCTGGTTATCGGCGTGTTGTTTATGTTTGGCTTAATGCCAGCCTGGCTAAGAGACCCCATTGCCCGTAGTTTATCTTTTGTCGTACTTAAGGTGGCTAAAAAACCGCTGCATGTGGCTAAGGTGAATATCAGCCATTGTTTTCCTGAAAAGTCAGAGCAACAAATTCAAGAACTTATCAAAGCCAACGTTGATAATTTTGTGATTGCACTCTTGTCGCAGGCTGAACTAGTAGTGCGTTCAGATGCCCACAACAAACGCCGCGTACAATTACACGGTTTTGAGCATGTACAAGCCGCCCGCGATGCTGGTCAGCCTATTATCTTTATCATGCCTCATGTATGGCCAATTGATTACGCTGGCCTGCGTTTAAACCAAGAAATCCCAATGGTTACCATGGCCAAGGCCCATAAGAACGTGCTATTTAACTGGTTTAGTAACCGACTACGTAGCTCCCAAGGTGGCCGCGTTTATATGCGAGAAGCAGGGATTCGTGCTTTAATCACCGAGCTTAAGCAAGACAACAGCTTTTTTTATCTTCCAGATGAAGATTTAGGCCGTGACCAAAGTGTATTTGCGCCGTTTCTGGGTACAGTTAAAGCCACCTTGCCAGTAGTAGGGCGTTTAGCTCAGGCGGGTAATGCACAGGTGATGCCAGTGACGATTGGATATGATCAACAGGCGAGGCACTTTAACTTAACCGTGCTACCCGCGGTTGATAAAGAATCGATGAAGGGCAAAGACAACGAAGCGCTCGCTCTTAACAAGATTGTAGAGCAGGTGATTTTGGCATATCCAGAGCAGTACATGTGGTTCTTACGTTTATTGAAAACTCGTAAAGACCCTGCAGAAGATATTTATCGAAGTAGTTCAATGTGACCATGTTCATTCAGAACAGTGATGAATATCGCATCGTTAAAGCATGTTTAGCTTTAGAAGTACTACTGAACCAAGTAAATAGGTTACTGTTTGCTTTCCGTTACCTAATTTATGTTCAATCGCATCAACTAGTTTGTTTAATGCAAAGGCAAAGTTGTCTACTGATGGCGTAGGTTTAAGTGAATTTTCAATTAGGATTTTAATGATACTGCTAAACTGCACATTTTCTCTAATATTGTAATTCCAGCTTTCAATTAGTGCTTCGCGACTACTCATGTCCAAGCAATCAATCAACGTAGGCATAACACGACCTTTTAGAGCATCTGTTAACCCGTTGGGGTAATAGCTTTGTAAGGTAGATCTTGCAATATTGGCACGCTTAGCCACACGTCCGAGTGAAATTGCATCCCACCCTTCATTCCAATATATGTCGAGAACGATCGAATCATATAAGGCTTGTCTTCGTTTGCGCTCTTGAGCTGTTATTTTTCCCATGATTATTTATCTGAACGTGGCTATTAACGACTTGTTGAGTATATGCAGGTAGGTACTATTGGTAAACCGGAATGTATTGTATACAGTATCTGAATGATGCTTTTCATATTCCTGTTAACACTACCTTTACTTTTTGTCATTTGCTGCAAACAAAGTGCAACAATTATAACTACATAAAATTCAATGAGTTAGGCTGTTTTCCTGCAAATACTTTATTATTCGTTGCTGTACGATTTGACATCAAAGAGGAGGTTTGGCAATAATTCGTCGAGTAACGAATTACCTTTAATGTCAAACATCTCTTTTGGAGTTTCTTAATGAATACTAAGTTTAATAAATTAACTGCAATGTTAGTTGCCACTTTTGCTCTTACAGCGTGTAACGATGATGACTCTGTTACTCCCACTGATGAACTGCCTCGAACAGTTACCGTAAGTATTAGTTCGCCGTTCTATAAGGAAGTCAATTTGAAAAGTGAAACACCTCAGTTAGATGGTAGTTTCATTAAAGTCTATGATAAAAGAGGTTATCCGCATATTCTTCGTACAGATAGTTATAGATTAGAAGTTAATGATATGGTGGATGGTTTAGGTGAAGATCAAGTTATTTATATTGAAGATATTACTGATGCTAGTGGTATTCA
This DNA window, taken from Shewanella maritima, encodes the following:
- a CDS encoding TetR/AcrR family transcriptional regulator — its product is MGKITAQERKRRQALYDSIVLDIYWNEGWDAISLGRVAKRANIARSTLQSYYPNGLTDALKGRVMPTLIDCLDMSSREALIESWNYNIRENVQFSSIIKILIENSLKPTPSVDNFAFALNKLVDAIEHKLGNGKQTVTYLLGSVVLLKLNML
- the ihfA gene encoding integration host factor subunit alpha, with amino-acid sequence MALTKAEMAEHLFETLGINKRVAKEMVESFFEEIREALESGEQVKLSGFGNFDLRDKNQRPGRNPKTGEDIPISARRVVTFRPGQKLKSRVEAANSDKK
- the lpxM gene encoding lauroyl-Kdo(2)-lipid IV(A) myristoyltransferase (LpxM is lauroyl-Kdo(2)-lipid IV(A) myristoyltransferase, an enzyme characterized in Escherichia coli and involved in biosynthesis of the form of lipid A found in that species and some closely related species.); the protein is MSLLHPKYWGTWLVIGVLFMFGLMPAWLRDPIARSLSFVVLKVAKKPLHVAKVNISHCFPEKSEQQIQELIKANVDNFVIALLSQAELVVRSDAHNKRRVQLHGFEHVQAARDAGQPIIFIMPHVWPIDYAGLRLNQEIPMVTMAKAHKNVLFNWFSNRLRSSQGGRVYMREAGIRALITELKQDNSFFYLPDEDLGRDQSVFAPFLGTVKATLPVVGRLAQAGNAQVMPVTIGYDQQARHFNLTVLPAVDKESMKGKDNEALALNKIVEQVILAYPEQYMWFLRLLKTRKDPAEDIYRSSSM